The sequence below is a genomic window from Egicoccus sp. AB-alg6-2.
CGCATCTCGGTGGCGCGTTCGGCCGCCTTCTCGCGCAGCTGCTCGGTCTGGCTGACGACCTGGCTCTTGACCTCCTCGGCCTTCGAGCCGAGCTCCTGACCGAGCTGACGGCGGCGGTCCTGGCCGCGGTCGGGGTCGGTGAGGTAGGCGACGCCGTAACCGGCGGCGGCGCCCACGAGCAGCCAGAAGAGGCGTCGCGGCCACGTGGTCCGGTTGCTGGCGCCGATCAGGTCGTCGATCAGGTCGGTCTGCTCGTCGCTGACGTCGTCGATGCGGCTGCTGAGGTGCTTCTCGACCCCGGACAGCTGCTTGCTCAGCTTGCTCAGTTCACGGAACACCGAGCCACCGTCGCCGCTGACGGCGTCGGCCGTGCGGTCACGGATCTCGTCGAGCCCGGTTGCGAGCTTGTCGGAAAGGTCGTGCAGTTGCATGGGGTCTCCTTCGCTGATCTCGACCCCCATCGTCCTCGTTCGCCGGCCGGACTGCAGCGACTTTCGACGGGCGGACGGCCAGGGTTCTTCGCCGATCGCGCCGCGCCACCGACCGACGTCAGTCGCGCGTACCGCCCGACCGCGCCATACGCCGTGCGATCGCGGTGTACACCGGCGGCGCCAGGTGACGCAGGGTGACGAACGCCCGGTAGAAGGTCGGCACGGTGCGCTCGGTCCGGCCGCTGGCGAGGACGTCGGCGACCGCATCGGCGACGATGTCCGGCTGGCCGACGAGGCGCCCGAGCGGGGTGCGCTTGATCTGCGCCTGGGTGAACCCCTCGGTCTCGATGTAGCCGGGGTTCAATTGGCAGACCGTGATCCCGCGCGACCGCCAGGAAAGGGCGAGCGCCTCGCTGAAGCCGACGACGCCGAACTTGCTGGCGGCATAGGCCGCAGGTCCGATCCCGAGCTTGCCCGCCACCGAGGCGACGTTGACGACCCGGGAGGGCGCGCCGGCCTCCAGCAGGTCGGCGAAGGCGGCCATGCAGCGCACGACCCCGCCGAGGTTGACGTCGAGGGTCCGCAAGGCGTCGTCGAGGTCGTCACGACCGTTGAACACCCCGCCCCCGATTCCGGCGTTGTTGACGAGGGCGTGGCAGACCCCGCGTTCGTCACGCACGCGTGCCGCCAAGGCGTCGACGGCGTCCTGGTCGGTCACGTCGGCGGTGTGCGGCACGACGCCGGGGAGCTCGGCGGCCAATGCCTCGAGGCGGTCGGTGCGGCGGGCCGCCGCGTACACGACCATGCCCACGCCGGCCAGGCGCCGCACGGTCGCGTCACCGATGCCGCTGGAGGCGCCGGTCACCACCGCCACCTTGCCTCGGGGATCCCACGTCATCGTTCACTCCTGTCGCTGCCGGACTCGGGCGTCGAGCGGGCGGGATGGTGGCACGTCGAAGGTGGCCACCGCACGTTCGCGGTGGCCACCTACCGACCTGGAGCGGCTGCGGTCAGTCGGCCGAGAACTCCTCGGTCTCGCCGTCCGGGAGCTCGAGGCTGACGTGCGTCACGCGGTAGACCCCGTCGGCGTCCTCGTCGAGCTGGACGTTCTTGCGGCCGGGCATGAGGTCCATGGTGAGCATGAACTCCTCGTCGCCCTTGCGCTCGATGCGCACGTCGCCCCAGATCTCGAGGTCCTCCTCGGTGGCGCCGAGCAGCGACTCGGCGTCACGGCGGGCAGCGTCGAGGTCGAAGGTCTCGTCGACCATCGGGTCCTCGAGGTCGCCGCCGCCGAGGTCGGCGTCGACACAGTCCTCCGTGCCCTCGAGGCAGGCGCCAGCGGCGGCACCGCCCCCGGCGGTGACGTCCTCGGCCTCGGTGGCGGCGTCGGTGCCGCACGCGGTCAGCACCAGCAGCAGGCCGGCGGTTGGGGCGACACGGCGAAACAACGTTCTCACGGTGGTTCCTTGGTTCGGTCGGGTTGCCCGGTGTGACGTCGCGCGTCAGCGTCCGGTTCCCGCACGCCCCTGCCGCGTACAGAAAAACTTCAGGAGCCGGCGTTGTCGGGGTGCGCGCCCTGCTC
It includes:
- a CDS encoding YtxH domain-containing protein, which translates into the protein MQLHDLSDKLATGLDEIRDRTADAVSGDGGSVFRELSKLSKQLSGVEKHLSSRIDDVSDEQTDLIDDLIGASNRTTWPRRLFWLLVGAAAGYGVAYLTDPDRGQDRRRQLGQELGSKAEEVKSQVVSQTEQLREKAAERATEMRDDVSAQATQAIDTAAQKADELRGQAGQVAAQTQGAVIESAKDAMPDRPTEDPKLLEDRIKSQIFGYRDDVQDVIIKVDGPGQVALKGTVPTPQNERELLAAVAQVDGVVDVRSELTVRSI
- a CDS encoding SDR family NAD(P)-dependent oxidoreductase, whose product is MTWDPRGKVAVVTGASSGIGDATVRRLAGVGMVVYAAARRTDRLEALAAELPGVVPHTADVTDQDAVDALAARVRDERGVCHALVNNAGIGGGVFNGRDDLDDALRTLDVNLGGVVRCMAAFADLLEAGAPSRVVNVASVAGKLGIGPAAYAASKFGVVGFSEALALSWRSRGITVCQLNPGYIETEGFTQAQIKRTPLGRLVGQPDIVADAVADVLASGRTERTVPTFYRAFVTLRHLAPPVYTAIARRMARSGGTRD